A genomic stretch from Telmatocola sphagniphila includes:
- a CDS encoding DUF4142 domain-containing protein, translating to MKIFELICMALLFILSITTAELPQKSKEEKKAFDDADFVKSAFAESKQDLELGKLAMMMGSHSEVKKIGEQFSTEHSKICEDLKTLAGSEKFPLIEKLSSEQQQEYDQYKSLARDKFDKEFVQRMIKTHEQDIEKYNQVIKDSQNVKLKEFAERTLPVLKDHLKQLRKIGTRD from the coding sequence ATGAAAATCTTTGAACTTATTTGTATGGCTTTACTCTTTATACTTTCCATCACGACCGCTGAGCTGCCGCAGAAATCCAAGGAAGAAAAAAAGGCATTTGATGATGCCGACTTCGTGAAGTCTGCCTTTGCGGAATCCAAACAGGATCTCGAGCTGGGGAAATTGGCCATGATGATGGGGAGTCATTCCGAAGTTAAGAAAATCGGCGAACAATTCTCCACGGAACATAGCAAAATTTGTGAAGATCTTAAAACACTGGCCGGATCTGAAAAGTTCCCACTCATTGAGAAATTATCTTCCGAACAGCAGCAAGAATACGACCAGTATAAGTCGCTTGCTCGCGATAAATTCGATAAAGAGTTTGTGCAACGAATGATCAAAACTCACGAGCAGGATATAGAAAAGTACAACCAGGTCATTAAAGACTCGCAAAATGTAAAATTAAAGGAATTTGCCGAGAGAACCTTACCCGTGCTGAAGGATCATTTAAAGCAGTTACGAAAGATTGGCACTCGAGATTGA
- a CDS encoding ABC transporter ATP-binding protein codes for METNSSDVRSHFWSELRLILVRSGQVWSRVPFKQKWMFGAAALLMFITGLTSVGVPVFLGKLVDDLSQGVHTHAGGYVLFRIAGFYLGIVALLVLTREVINVIRRYVVESTCTRIEKNLSVQVIAQLLKADLSTLTHEKIGSLNGRISRNVGGYMRFLRAAFLDFFPALLTGLMALVAVFYKAPWMGLVMAAVVPVSVSLTAWQLVSQKDIRLKLIRSNELVDGTVVELLGGLDYVRVADTHQQEVAKVDALTEQQRSDALKHHVAMALFGAGKALTEGFFHLLVLSVAVYLAVSGQNSFGDILTFSALFMSVMTPVAEVHRILDEGHEAALRVGDLISMMEQPLDRSYMIANECVVPHDDTGPVIEIEELHVAYKTSCGKDVSVLTGVEMKIMNGETVGVVGRSGCGKSTLIKVLMRVIHPNGGRVRLRGIPLDQVSRSSISELIGYVGQSPFIFSGSIEENIRYGCSDDCDEASIREAAIRACIHDEIVAMPEGYSTKIAERGSNISGGQRQRIALARIFLKDPPILILDEATSALDTISERIVQQAIEQARSDRTVIMIAHRLSSLQDTDRIFVFDSGRIVEQGNYQSLIEHGGIFTELAQPNPENSRPLHPSSREAPAYNVGLS; via the coding sequence ATGGAAACGAATTCATCTGACGTTCGATCACATTTTTGGTCCGAACTGCGACTGATTCTGGTGCGAAGCGGGCAAGTCTGGAGTCGGGTTCCCTTCAAACAAAAATGGATGTTTGGAGCCGCCGCTCTCCTGATGTTCATCACCGGCTTAACTTCGGTTGGTGTCCCCGTTTTTCTGGGGAAACTCGTCGACGATCTCAGCCAGGGTGTGCACACTCATGCCGGAGGGTACGTCCTTTTTCGAATCGCCGGATTCTACCTCGGCATAGTGGCTCTGCTGGTGCTGACGCGCGAAGTGATAAATGTCATTCGCCGTTATGTGGTGGAGAGTACCTGTACGCGAATTGAAAAAAACTTGAGTGTTCAGGTGATCGCCCAGCTTCTTAAAGCCGATTTGAGCACTCTAACCCATGAAAAAATCGGTAGTCTCAATGGCCGAATCTCCCGAAATGTCGGCGGCTACATGAGATTTTTGCGGGCCGCCTTTCTCGATTTTTTCCCCGCGCTGCTCACCGGGCTTATGGCTTTGGTGGCCGTGTTTTACAAGGCCCCCTGGATGGGGTTGGTTATGGCCGCAGTGGTACCCGTCTCCGTTTCGCTCACGGCCTGGCAGTTGGTTTCCCAGAAAGACATCCGCTTGAAGTTGATTCGAAGTAACGAATTGGTCGATGGCACCGTGGTTGAATTGCTTGGTGGGCTCGATTACGTTCGCGTTGCCGATACCCATCAGCAGGAGGTGGCCAAGGTCGATGCTTTAACAGAGCAGCAGCGTTCGGATGCCTTGAAACATCATGTGGCCATGGCCTTATTCGGCGCGGGAAAGGCGTTGACTGAAGGCTTTTTTCACCTGTTGGTTCTATCTGTAGCGGTTTATCTTGCCGTGAGTGGCCAGAATAGTTTTGGAGATATCCTCACATTCTCGGCTTTGTTCATGAGTGTGATGACTCCTGTTGCGGAGGTGCATCGCATCCTGGACGAAGGTCACGAAGCGGCCTTACGAGTGGGTGACCTGATCAGCATGATGGAGCAACCCCTCGATCGCTCCTATATGATTGCGAACGAATGCGTTGTTCCTCACGATGATACCGGTCCGGTTATTGAGATTGAGGAACTCCATGTCGCTTATAAAACCAGTTGCGGCAAGGATGTTAGCGTTTTGACCGGTGTGGAAATGAAGATCATGAACGGCGAAACCGTCGGGGTAGTAGGTCGTTCAGGCTGCGGCAAATCGACGCTCATCAAGGTTCTGATGCGCGTTATCCATCCCAATGGCGGTAGGGTCCGGCTGCGCGGTATTCCCCTCGATCAAGTCTCCCGTTCCTCCATCAGCGAATTGATCGGCTATGTAGGCCAATCTCCTTTTATTTTCAGCGGTTCCATCGAAGAGAACATTCGGTACGGCTGTTCGGACGATTGCGATGAAGCCAGTATCCGAGAGGCCGCTATTCGCGCCTGCATTCACGACGAGATTGTTGCGATGCCCGAAGGCTATTCCACCAAGATCGCCGAACGGGGAAGCAACATCTCCGGAGGTCAGCGTCAACGCATCGCTTTGGCGCGCATTTTTTTAAAGGATCCGCCGATTCTGATTCTCGATGAAGCTACAAGCGCTCTGGATACGATCAGCGAACGGATTGTACAGCAGGCCATTGAGCAGGCCCGTTCCGACCGAACGGTAATTATGATCGCGCACCGGCTTTCCTCTTTGCAGGATACCGACCGAATATTTGTTTTCGATTCCGGAAGAATTGTGGAGCAGGGGAATTATCAGTCCCTGATCGAACATGGCGGAATTTTTACAGAACTAGCCCAACCGAATCCGGAAAATTCCCGGCCTTTACACCCAAGTTCTCGAGAAGCGCCAGCCTATAACGTCGGGTTAAGTTAG
- a CDS encoding ANTAR domain-containing protein: MSAILRTTDRRLFDLESELRETHKDGVKNLRLTAESGEIGIEGEARSYYDKQLLLEHLRSYTDQRISGARLIVRTNMYLNEHLSKMKPYSEAESKPQPLFVSPIKYRVLVASSDHNWLGKCVRQLEKVGCKVSAARTGIECLEEIRKDIPDILVVHDRLNWGGATGVLAAAADKGYFNRLRALYCGIPETSLDEVTEMPHLPAEIYLTRCEGIEQISEFVQFVSIGYFDGATCPHEISRVEHAFFYPPQ, encoded by the coding sequence ATGTCGGCGATACTGCGAACCACAGATCGAAGGCTTTTCGATTTGGAATCGGAACTCCGCGAAACGCACAAGGATGGGGTTAAAAATCTCCGCCTGACTGCCGAAAGTGGAGAAATCGGCATCGAAGGGGAAGCCCGCAGTTATTACGACAAGCAGCTGCTCTTAGAGCATCTGCGTTCCTACACCGATCAGCGGATTTCCGGCGCACGGCTGATCGTTCGAACCAATATGTATCTGAATGAGCATCTATCGAAAATGAAACCTTACTCCGAAGCCGAGAGCAAACCCCAACCTTTATTTGTTTCTCCGATCAAATATCGTGTGCTGGTCGCCTCCAGCGATCACAACTGGCTGGGCAAGTGCGTTCGTCAGTTAGAAAAAGTCGGATGTAAAGTTTCCGCCGCACGTACAGGAATCGAATGTCTGGAAGAAATCCGCAAAGATATTCCCGACATTCTTGTGGTTCATGATCGGCTGAATTGGGGTGGAGCGACCGGTGTGCTCGCCGCGGCTGCGGACAAAGGATACTTCAACCGCTTGCGGGCTCTCTACTGCGGCATACCGGAGACCAGTTTAGACGAGGTCACTGAAATGCCTCATTTACCTGCGGAAATTTACCTGACCCGTTGCGAGGGCATTGAACAGATCTCGGAATTCGTGCAGTTCGTATCCATTGGTTATTTCGATGGGGCGACTTGCCCCCACGAAATTTCCCGTGTCGAGCATGCCTTCTTTTATCCTCCTCAATAA
- a CDS encoding Gfo/Idh/MocA family protein codes for MADTKSKIRYAVVGSGWFAQIAVLPSFANAQNAELAAIVSGDPVKRSELGQKYQVPACDYDGFDELLETGKIDAVYIALPNSMHRDYTVAAAKHGVHILCEKPLAPTAAECQDMIEACQEHNVKLMTAYRLHFEPGNLAAIEAVQNGKIGEARLFHSVFTQQVAEGNIRLNADLGSGPLSDLGIYCINAARYLFRDEPIEVTAMHASNGETRFSEVPEMVTASMRFPKERLAVFTCGFGEGQVSEYRVVGTTGDLRMEPAYSFQDDLMMYLTAGGKTTETKYRVSNQVGAEIVYFADCIQNNRTVEPCGHEGLADIQIIEAIQKSARMGGKPVPLDSFVTKTRPTPQQQMTLPKTKKPTLVNAASPSGEK; via the coding sequence ATGGCCGATACTAAATCGAAAATCCGCTATGCCGTCGTGGGTAGCGGCTGGTTTGCTCAAATTGCGGTTCTCCCTTCGTTTGCGAATGCCCAAAATGCAGAACTGGCCGCGATCGTTTCAGGCGATCCGGTTAAACGCAGTGAACTCGGACAAAAATATCAAGTGCCGGCCTGCGATTACGACGGCTTCGATGAACTGCTCGAAACCGGGAAGATCGATGCGGTGTACATCGCATTGCCCAATTCCATGCATCGCGATTATACCGTAGCCGCCGCCAAGCACGGGGTGCATATCCTCTGCGAGAAACCGCTCGCACCCACCGCAGCGGAATGCCAGGATATGATCGAAGCCTGCCAAGAGCATAACGTTAAGTTGATGACCGCTTACCGGCTGCATTTCGAACCGGGAAACCTGGCCGCCATCGAAGCCGTGCAGAATGGAAAAATCGGTGAAGCGCGATTATTCCATTCGGTTTTCACTCAGCAGGTGGCTGAGGGAAACATTCGATTGAATGCGGATTTGGGCAGTGGTCCGCTTTCCGATCTGGGGATTTATTGCATAAACGCCGCGCGTTATCTATTCCGCGACGAACCGATTGAAGTGACCGCGATGCACGCCAGCAATGGGGAAACTCGATTCAGTGAAGTTCCGGAGATGGTCACGGCCTCCATGCGTTTTCCTAAGGAACGACTGGCCGTGTTCACTTGCGGCTTTGGTGAAGGACAAGTTTCAGAATATCGGGTCGTGGGTACGACCGGCGATCTAAGGATGGAACCGGCCTATTCCTTTCAGGACGATCTGATGATGTATCTGACCGCCGGTGGTAAAACGACGGAAACGAAGTATCGGGTATCGAATCAGGTCGGTGCGGAAATCGTTTACTTCGCGGATTGCATTCAGAACAATCGAACCGTCGAGCCTTGCGGACATGAAGGTCTGGCGGATATTCAAATTATTGAGGCGATTCAGAAATCGGCTCGCATGGGTGGGAAGCCGGTTCCCCTCGATTCGTTTGTGACCAAGACGCGACCCACCCCGCAACAGCAGATGACACTTCCCAAGACCAAGAAACCCACGCTGGTAAATGCGGCTTCACCTTCGGGGGAGAAGTAG
- a CDS encoding hybrid sensor histidine kinase/response regulator encodes MPDYPDIEQLRTENEELKLRLIETEATLEAIRSGEVDALVVAGPNGHRVYTLEGADQFYRVLIEAMQPGQGAASLSLDGTILYCNHSFASMINVSQEKVRGSSFEQFIAPFDRSEWHRVLHEAQSTQIQREFLLHPKEGASIPVHLALNVLPLSGSIALGLVVTDLTERKIQEDTVRRLELEEAARTLAEEKARKAVQSETAARQSESRFRQLADALPQIVWMARADGYLDYFNKRWQEFTGFLSEGIGSDVWRPVVHPDDIGNCLARWYDSLKTGNVYEIEFRLFNSLNAGYRWHLGRAVPVRDESGRIIRWFGTCTDIDETKKAADRQRLLWEAAAILLTTEDPGSMMQKLFANIAPHFGLDCYINFLVTESGSELRLNSCLGIPPEDLPRLTRLNFGQAICGNVALHRRSMVANFIQQSEDSKTQLIKGLGLRAYACNPLIVGGKLLGTLSFASRSRDWFEADELEFLSTVTHYVTISYERLRLLKQLQETDRRKDEFLAILGHELRNPLAPIRNAAQYLKLKGESNPDLQNAREIIERQGAHLTRLVDDLLDVSRITRGKITLQKERVTLEVILTSAIESSRPAIEAAGHALIVELPKKPIYIQGDFTRLAQVFGNLLVNAAKYTDRGGEIRITARREGAEVAISISDTGIGIRPEHLNRLFEIFSQVDSALERTQGGLGIGLSLVKGLVEMHNGSVEAHSDGPGHGSQFLVRLPVLEDAEPVKANDTTCALGEEVDGKGIRILVADDNLDSVQSLSMMLSIMGYEIREAHDGAMAVEVAEEYQPEVIFMDIGMPRLNGYEAAKRIRTYPWGKSINLIALTGWGQEDDKKRADAAGFNYHFTKPVSMEALRKLLSRIASHA; translated from the coding sequence ATGCCTGACTACCCAGACATTGAGCAGCTTCGGACGGAAAACGAAGAACTCAAACTTCGTTTGATCGAAACGGAAGCGACGCTCGAGGCCATTCGCAGTGGGGAGGTCGATGCCTTAGTAGTCGCCGGCCCAAACGGACATCGAGTTTATACGCTGGAAGGAGCCGATCAGTTTTATCGGGTCCTGATCGAAGCTATGCAACCTGGGCAGGGAGCCGCCAGTTTAAGTCTGGATGGGACAATCCTCTATTGCAATCACTCTTTTGCGAGCATGATCAATGTTTCACAGGAGAAGGTCCGGGGAAGTTCCTTCGAGCAATTCATAGCGCCCTTCGATCGATCCGAATGGCATAGAGTGCTGCATGAAGCTCAAAGCACTCAGATTCAACGGGAATTTTTGCTGCATCCCAAGGAGGGGGCTTCGATTCCCGTCCACTTGGCTTTAAATGTGCTTCCGTTATCCGGTAGTATCGCCTTAGGTTTAGTAGTCACCGATCTGACGGAACGCAAAATTCAGGAAGACACAGTCCGAAGACTGGAACTCGAAGAAGCCGCGCGAACGCTGGCCGAGGAGAAAGCGCGTAAAGCCGTTCAATCCGAAACCGCCGCTCGGCAGAGCGAATCTCGCTTCCGGCAGCTGGCCGATGCCCTGCCGCAAATCGTCTGGATGGCTCGCGCGGATGGCTATCTCGATTATTTCAATAAACGCTGGCAGGAATTTACCGGGTTTCTTTCCGAGGGCATCGGCTCTGACGTCTGGCGACCGGTAGTGCATCCGGACGATATCGGGAATTGCCTGGCGCGCTGGTACGACTCCCTCAAGACCGGAAACGTTTATGAAATCGAATTTCGCTTATTCAATTCTTTAAATGCCGGCTATCGCTGGCATTTGGGTCGAGCTGTCCCGGTTCGCGACGAAAGCGGCAGAATCATCCGATGGTTTGGGACTTGCACGGATATCGATGAAACCAAAAAAGCAGCCGATCGCCAGAGACTACTTTGGGAAGCCGCGGCCATTTTGCTGACTACGGAAGATCCAGGCAGCATGATGCAGAAACTTTTTGCGAATATCGCTCCGCACTTCGGACTCGATTGCTACATCAATTTTCTGGTCACGGAAAGCGGAAGCGAATTGCGGCTCAATTCCTGCCTCGGAATTCCACCGGAAGATTTGCCTCGACTGACACGATTGAATTTTGGGCAAGCCATTTGTGGCAACGTTGCTCTGCACCGGCGTTCCATGGTGGCCAATTTCATTCAACAGAGCGAGGATTCCAAGACGCAGTTGATCAAAGGGCTGGGTCTGCGCGCCTATGCCTGCAACCCGCTGATCGTCGGCGGAAAATTGTTGGGGACTTTATCATTCGCCAGTCGTTCGCGGGATTGGTTCGAGGCGGACGAATTGGAATTTCTCAGCACCGTCACCCACTACGTGACCATCAGCTACGAACGACTCCGATTGTTGAAGCAACTTCAGGAAACCGACCGTAGAAAGGATGAATTTCTCGCCATTCTAGGACACGAACTGCGCAATCCCCTGGCTCCCATTCGCAATGCCGCCCAATATCTTAAGCTGAAAGGCGAATCCAATCCCGATCTGCAGAATGCTCGCGAGATCATCGAAAGGCAGGGGGCCCATCTCACCCGACTCGTGGACGATCTCCTGGATGTCTCGCGGATCACGCGCGGCAAGATTACCCTTCAGAAAGAGCGTGTTACCCTCGAAGTGATTCTCACGAGTGCCATCGAATCCAGCCGACCGGCCATCGAAGCCGCCGGTCACGCGCTGATTGTCGAACTGCCCAAAAAGCCGATCTATATCCAGGGCGATTTCACTCGGCTCGCTCAGGTCTTTGGGAATCTGTTGGTGAATGCCGCCAAATATACGGATCGCGGCGGAGAAATTCGGATTACCGCCCGGCGGGAAGGCGCTGAAGTGGCGATATCGATTTCCGATACCGGAATAGGAATTCGGCCGGAGCATCTGAATCGACTTTTCGAAATATTTTCCCAAGTCGATTCCGCCCTCGAACGAACTCAGGGCGGTTTAGGAATCGGACTCTCCCTGGTGAAGGGGCTGGTTGAAATGCATAATGGAAGCGTCGAAGCGCATAGTGATGGCCCGGGTCATGGCAGCCAGTTTCTCGTGCGATTACCAGTTCTGGAGGATGCGGAGCCTGTGAAAGCAAACGATACTACCTGCGCACTCGGGGAGGAAGTCGATGGCAAGGGCATTCGGATTTTAGTTGCCGATGACAACCTGGATTCGGTGCAGAGTTTGTCAATGATGCTTTCGATAATGGGTTATGAAATACGAGAAGCGCACGATGGGGCCATGGCCGTGGAAGTGGCGGAGGAGTATCAGCCCGAAGTGATCTTCATGGATATCGGCATGCCCCGATTGAACGGCTACGAAGCGGCCAAGCGCATCCGGACTTATCCCTGGGGGAAAAGCATCAATCTGATAGCTTTGACCGGTTGGGGACAGGAGGATGACAAAAAGCGAGCGGATGCCGCGGGTTTCAATTATCACTTCACCAAACCGGTTTCGATGGAAGCGTTGCGGAAACTACTGAGCCGGATTGCCAGCCATGCCTGA
- a CDS encoding circadian clock KaiB family protein: protein MENDRWESLPEAANRIGAEKYFLRLYVAGVTARTQEVLERIQKVCEEYLKDCYELEIIDIHQQPHLAKEQQIIVTPTLIKVLPLPIRRLVGDLLETEEVLRGLNIVRKPAGTEKDAGHA from the coding sequence ATGGAAAACGACCGGTGGGAATCCCTCCCCGAGGCAGCGAACAGGATCGGAGCGGAAAAGTACTTTTTGCGTCTCTACGTGGCCGGAGTGACCGCGCGAACCCAGGAAGTCCTGGAACGCATTCAAAAAGTCTGCGAAGAATATTTGAAAGACTGCTACGAACTCGAAATAATTGATATCCATCAGCAACCGCATCTGGCAAAGGAACAGCAGATCATCGTTACTCCCACGCTCATCAAAGTACTGCCGCTCCCGATTCGACGACTGGTAGGCGACCTTCTCGAAACAGAAGAAGTATTGCGCGGCCTGAATATCGTTCGCAAACCCGCGGGTACCGAAAAGGATGCGGGCCATGCCTGA
- a CDS encoding circadian clock KaiB family protein: protein MGEQSIERVQALIDPNVWELRLYVAGHTPKSLTAFSNLKKVCEEHLAGRYKIEVIDLLVNPQLAAGDQIVAIPTLVRKLPEPLRKIIGDLSDTESLLVGLQLRPRRK from the coding sequence ATGGGCGAGCAATCCATCGAACGAGTACAAGCCCTAATAGACCCGAATGTCTGGGAGCTGCGCTTATATGTGGCGGGTCATACTCCAAAATCCTTAACGGCTTTCTCTAACTTGAAAAAAGTCTGCGAAGAACATCTGGCCGGTCGCTACAAGATCGAAGTGATCGATCTTCTGGTCAATCCGCAACTCGCGGCAGGAGATCAGATCGTGGCGATCCCGACACTCGTCCGTAAATTGCCCGAGCCATTGCGAAAAATCATTGGCGATTTATCCGATACTGAAAGCCTTCTGGTTGGGCTGCAACTACGTCCGCGCAGGAAATAA